ATCCGATTTTATGAGGTCTGTTTCTTTCACTGTCTTTGAGCTGCTTTACAACTCCGTAAAttataactatataaaaatataaataattcttgtCCATAACTGTGCAAATGAGTTTTGTCGGGGGGAAGTGCAATTCCCTCCCTTCCATATAGAATAAGCCAGTTTTGCATctatttgtaaattcatttcagCATTCCTTATTGCCTGTACATGTGTGGTTCTTTCCTAGATCCATCATTTATTAATGAATGAAGACAACATCTTTGATATCtgctcattttatagatgcagGAAGAGTCATGGCTAGatcattttttttgaaaaattatcttttaatactAGATTGGACCCCTGTGTCCAAACTTTAACTCCCCTGGTATGGACCACaccagttttgtttgtttctttggttttgtttgggggagtaattaggtttatttgtttgtttgtttgttttaatggaggtcctggggattgaacccaggaccttgtgcagcatgcactctacccctgggCTATGCCCTGCCCCCTGGACCACACCAGTTTTGATGTGAACCCTTATTCCATCCATCTCAACCCTTTATCCTTATCATAACACCACTGTGTCTCTCTATCTAAACTCCAACTGGTCTCCATCCCTGGCTTCCTTCCGAATTCTGACCCCACCTCTGTCCTCCATAACCCCTaatcctgccccctccaccccctagGATTAACTCATGGCCCCACCCAGTCACAGTTCCAGGAGACACCTACTCCTTCCTGAAACAacatctcttcctccttcctcttccccctcatCCCAGCGCCCCCCCCCACAACCGAGTTTTCCGATTCTTGCTTCTTTCTCCCCAGTTTCTTCTCCACATGAACTCCCTCACCCCATCCAGCCCTGCTCCTAAAAGGCCATTTATCTGAAATATTGTTTTCCCAGGTCCAATCCCTGCCCCATCCAAGCCCAAGCTGACTTTTTACCCACCCATCTGAAGAGTTCTTTCTTGTGTCTGAAGGGTAGAATAAATGTGGGCATTCCTGTgtgtttaagaagaaaaaggcCTGGAGATGGAGTTGGGGCTACAGATGAGGCTGAGTACTGGAATTCAGCCGCGTTGGGTTTGCTGTAGAGCGTTTCAATGGGATTGGGTCTCAGGGATAGGCTGATGATAAGGGATTCGGTTAAAATTAGGTAGTGAGTTGAGAATGGAGGGCTGACGTATATTAAGAACGTGCATAGGGTTGGAGGGGAGATAGTGGGGTGGAAAATGGGTTGATGTTAGGGAAGTCCATAGGGATTTCAGGTGGGCCTGGGGAGAGAAATgagcctttcccttccctccaggtGGGTCTTGCTGCCTGAAAGTTCACAGTGGGTTCAACTCGGGCTTGGGCGGACCTAGATCTGGGTCTTAGCTTGTCCTGGAAGCTCCACCCCAAGCGGAGGGCCAAGCCCAGGCTGGGGGGTGCCTGGCGACAGCCTGCTGAGCCATtgagggtggagaggggaaggCCAGCAACAGGGAAATGCTGAAGGCGCTGGGGGAGGGAGTTCAGGGGTTAAAAGCCATGGGTCGGGGCTGAAGTTGGAGGCAGCTGGCAGAAGCTCTTCACCAGGGCCCCTGACCCAGGTAGGGTCTGCCTGGATCCGGGGGAGAgcactggaggggaggaggggaggggaaagagggaaagagctgAGTCagggagatggagacagaagccAGAGGCTTGGTTCTAGAGATAGAAATCTGCAGAGGTGTTGAGAGGTGAATGAAGCACGCGGATGCTCAGTGTGAGACCAGCCGCCTGGGACCCacccagagaggggagaaaggggacGAAGGGGACGGAGAGGGTCAAGAGAGGCAGGACAGTGCATAAGGACCCAGCGTGCTGGAGGGCAGGCGTGGAGGGCCTGGCCACCTGGGACGAGGGGCTGCAAGCCGGTGCGGGACGGGGCGGGGCGTGGGGGGGAGGTGCTTGGGAGAGCGGGGAGGGCTACAGGGGGAGGAGTGCACGCCGCCCCTTCCGCCTCATTACTGCTCCCCCCAAAGATGGAACTGGGGGTGAGGGTGAAGATTCTAGCATCAGAGTTTTCAGAGTAAACGAGAGGAGATTCAATACTGAGAACTGCGGGAGCAGAGGTGGGTGGTGTCCAGAGACGGGGGTTCCGGCCAGCCCTTAACATGTCCTTCAACTTCTCAGGCTCTGAGcgccctgccctccacctcagAGTCGCCATGTGGCCCCTGGCCGCCGTGACTGCCTTCCTGACCGCGGCCTTGTCAGGAGGTAAGAATGCGTGGGGGTGGAGGCGGGGTGGCCACTCCAGACAATGGtaggagggatgggagggggagggggagggggcgtggaAGCCGCGAGCTCCGCCCCCGCCCACTAGGGCCGGGTCCTGCCAGGACACGCTGAGGGCTTCCTGCTTGTCCCGGCGTGACCTGGTTTCCCGGCTGGGgtctgccccctctccccaccgACCTCTCCCTGGGGCATCTCAGTTCAGATGGGCCTGccctatttttaaagtcttctagATCTTCCGCACTAGCCCCTTCCCTGATTATCCTACTCTGCCCTGAAAAGtccaccccaaacccctcccaCGTCCAAGGCCTCCCTGAGAGTTAGACGAGACATACACGGGTTCAAATCCTGACGCTGCCACTTTGAGCAAGTAGCTTAGCTTCCTTTCTTTCAACTGTAGAATGGGAACATTAAGTCCTTAGCACAAAGGGTGGCTGTAAATATTGATATGAGGCAACACACGTCGTCATGTGCGTAGGAGATGGAAGAGCCTGGAAAGTTAGTCGTTATTACGACTTTATTAGTATTCTGTCTCCATTCTCAGGAACTTCCAGAACCTTCTAGTGTGTTCTTTAATCCTTGGGGTGACCCCAGATTTATGATTCTGCCCAGAATTGGCCCCCAAAGATTCCACTCCTCACATTTAAGCCCTTTGCCTGTATTTGCAGCCAAGTTTTCTGGAAACCTCCATTCATGcgtcatgcattcattcaacaaacaactGTAgagcaccaggcactgtgctaggtgctctaCAAGCAGAGACACAGTTCCTGCTCTCAGTACCCAGATCCTAGTAGAGATGGATGCAGCCATCATTCAAATAATTACCCAAATGATTAGATAACAATTAGAACAGTGTTGCGAGGTGATAGCTTCAAGGAGCTAATCCAAAAGAAACCAAGAGATGTAATGGCAATTCCTGGCCTGGAAGGGGTCCCCCAAAGGACCTGACCCTTGAGCTGGTAcctggagcagggggaggggcctCAGGTACCCATCACCACCCTGGGCCGGAAGGTGGGGTGGCTTACCTCCTTTGTTGGCATTCCCAGGATTCATGCCTGTGTCCTCAGCCCTCCTGGGTACCAAGCCTCAGGCTGGGAGCTCCACCATTTTGTGGAACCCTCACTGGACTTATGAGGTAGCTGCACGAATTACCCCAGTCTCACAGCTGAAAAACCCAGGATTCTGAGGCACCCGGTGGTGCCTGAGTCAGGACCCTAATCCATCTTGCCTGCCCTGTCTGTCACACTGTGCACGCCAGcaaatcatcattattttaaacctAATGGTCTTCTTAGAGgcaacttttttttcacttaaggcATATTGAAAGTTTATATCACTGtccttatggaaaacagcatcCTTTGCTATAAGTAAaagctaagaggaaaaaaaaaatcaatcctgcACAATGAACCCAAAACAATATGTTTCATTTCCACCAGAGATTGCCAATAGTTGACCCTTTTTGACCTCCCACAAAATGATTCAACTTAATTTTTAGGTTGCTGGAGGAAGACAACTTTTGCTTTCTCctggttttaaaaagttaatttggtGAAACTAGACAGGCATTTTTTAAGCTATCAATATTTTATTAAGCAGAATGGCATAACCTCCTATCTTAGCTTTATGGTAAAATTGTTAGCAATGACGTATAAGATTGAAAAGCAacaatgccacacacacacacacacacacacacacacacacacacacacacacacacacacacaagcatattAAGCTTTTAAGCATATTACCACCACTGTGAGACTTTCTCCTGACAAAAATCAGAATTGAAAGAGAAATGATGGTGATTCAGTTTCTGAGGGTGCTATTAATAACAGTCCCCACTCACTGAGTGCTCGCTTTGAGCCAGGTCCTGTCGTGTCTTCGATGTAAGATCTTAGGGATCCTACGACTGCCCTGTGAGAGACAGGCTATTGCTCTTCCTTCTTTACAGCTAAGAAAACAGGCTGGAGACTCGTACAGGATCACCCAGCCAGAAAGTGGCACATTCAGGATGAGGCTTTCTCTGTCCTGTTGCCCACTGCTGTGGGTCCAGTGCCAGGCATAGTGCCTAGCACAAACACCATCCATTGGTTGAGCACCGcctgtgtgctgggtgctgtccGAGGTCCTGGGGTGCAGCACTGAACAGAGCAGTTACGGTGCCTGTTGTCAGTGGTCCTTACAGTCAAGGTGAGGAGACTAAATGCAAACAAGTATAAAGAGAAATGCATAGTGACTGTAGCTATGATGAAACTCAACTAGGGGGATGTCTTGGGGAATAATGGGGATGGGGGGCTAAGAGGGGCAGTATTAGACTAGGTGGCCAGGGACCTGGGATGGCCTCTctaaggaggtgacatctgaactCGGCTCTCAGAGTCAAAAGGGACCCAGACATGTAACATTTAGATTCTGAGTGCCATCCGGCAGACTATTTCACATGTATGATGTCCTATATCTGCACTGTGCTATGTGGTAGCTACTGACCATGTGGGGCTATTGAACATTTCAAATATGACTGGTGTGATTGgagaactgaattttttatttcatttaaattgagGTAGCCacttgtggctggtggctactgtaCTGAACAGTGCAGGTCTAGAGAAAGAACTGTCCATAAAGAAGAGGCTGCAAGCACAATGATCTGGTATGTTTGAAGAACAGGTCCATGAgtctggagcagagtgagtggagaggtgagggaaggggtTAAAGAAGCTAGCAAGGGTCAGATGATGCAAAGTCCTTCAAACTTTGAATTTGGAAGTAGTTAGCCTATGAATGGTATTTAAAGCCTTGGAGCCACCTAATAAAATATGTGTTAAAAGGATGGagggttggatggatggatggatggatggatgatggatggatgcatggacgCATGGATGGATACTGCCTGGGTAGATATGTAGGTTAGGCTCACTTCTACCTCCTGAAATCTGTCCCCAGGCTGgaacaagagagaaaatttaGTTGGGAAGAAAGTCAGCCTTTGGCTTACCTATCAGAAGCATCCCCATTCTATGATATCTTCTTTTAACCTCCAGTGGAGGGTTTGGCACTTCTACAGAAAAAGACATCACCTCTTTGCCCTGACTCATCTCCACTACATAGAAAACGGCAAGTCCAAGAGACcgacaaataaacaaatgtgtcACCCAGAGCAAAATTCTGACTGCGTCTCCAAGCCCAGGGACCACAACTCCAGGCCTCCTTTCCCTGGGAGCCCCAGTTCTCTAACATTCTCTCTTCTTCACCAGGCATCCCTCGGGAGTATCCCAAGATTCTCAACGGCACCAACGGGACCAATGGGTTTCTCCAGGGTGGCTACACCTGCCTCCCCCACTCTCAGCCTTGGCAGGCAGCCCTGCTAGTGCAAGGGCGGCTGCTCTGTGGGGGAGTCCTGGTCCACCCCAGATGGGTCCTCACTGCAGCACACTGTCTAAAGGAGtatgtgggggctgggggagcttcGGGTAGGGATGAGACTGGGActggggtggtgggtgggtggagctGAATTTGAGGATGAGGTTGGAGTTGAGTTGGGATGGGCACAAGGGTGAGAATGAGTTTGGAGGTGGAGATGTGGGGGTTGGGTGTGGGAGTGGAGTCAAAGTAGAGGATTTGGATGGGGTTGGACTTGAGAGTGTGGAAGGAGACATGTTTGGAGATGCTGGAAGGTGGGATCGGGGAGGGTTAGACTGGGGATGGAGATGGGCTCCTGAGGTCCTCTAACCACCCTCTTCCTGCACCCACAGGGGATACACAGTATACCTGGGCAAGCATGCCCTGGGGTGTGTGGAGGCTGGAGAGCAGGTGAGGGAGGTAGTTCGATCTATCCCCCACCCTCACTACCAAATCAGCCCCACCCACCTGAACCATGACCATGACATCATGCTTCTGGAACTGCAGTCCTCCGTCCAGCTCACCAGCCACATCCAaaccctgcccctctcccacgatgactgcctccctcctggcaccagctgcctggtgtctggTTGGGGTACCACCACCAGCCCCCAGGGTATGCACCCACACAAGTGGCCTGAGATCTCACAGTTTGTCTGGGGAAActggggcagagatgggaggatAGGTTGGAGgattctttataaataaaaaatttaaaatatatgcttgTATATGTGATAAATCAGATAtcacatataaaatgtatataatatatacagttaaatctatttttcatataaatgtataaatatataaaattgtaaaatgttatagataatatataatgtatagttttatatatccttatagaatatataaatatgaaatttaacTGTATAAATAGTTATTTATGATATATTATGTATCATATATTATATAGTTATTatcctttatataaatatacataaatttatgaatataaagttatgtattacatatatgttatacaccatatataaaagtatgtttcctttataaaatgtatataaatttatacatatataaaatatacactatATAGTATAGATGcatgttttatttaaatggatATGCATAATTATACatctgtatttaaatatataaattgtagaaattagatttatttcttaatctataaatgatatgtttatgtatttatttaaatatacttgtATATAAATAATCCATAcattatacataaatacatatttaaacataaatatatcatttataatttagaaataatttaatatattgattatatattcattaaatacaatagaatataaatatatcttttgtatataaattatgtacATATGAACATAAAGTTGAACTCTATAGCAACAAGAGCCCTTCGCATCTCCTTAGCAGCCAGTCTCATTTCCATATCTTTCTTCCCAACGTGCCCCATCCTTCTCTCCACCACTCTTTCCCACTCTCCCAcctctctttccatctttcttcctccttgtgTTTTCCTCATCTACAGTTCTCTTCACCACCTCTGCcctcctgtctcttcccaccaccttccttccatctttccctccacttttcttctcttctcttcttccaccTCTCCCCCTACTTCTTTCCACATTTCTGTCTTCCATCACTTTACCCAGATACATAGCCCATCTCTTCTCCCATCTTTCTCTACCCATCTTTATTTTCTACCAACTCTCTGCCCACCCAACCTCCACCCCACAGCCTGTCCAGGACAGATACCCTCAGatatcctttctctccttcccagtgACTTACCCCCAAACCCTCCAGTGTGCCAACATCCAGCTACGATCAGATAAAGAGTGTCGTCAAGCCTACCCGGGGAAGATCACACCCAACATGCTCTGTGCTGGCACAGAAGAGGGTGGCAAGGACTCCTGTGAGGTGAGGCCAAGGGGTAGTAAGTATGTCGTCATGGGCTGGGAggggaaaacagaatggaagtgGGGACATACGCTTGGGGAAAGGATTTGCTTCCAGCCTGAGGGGAACCAGTCTTTGCAAGGTGAGACATCTCCTAGCATAGAAGGTCAAGATAAAAAGGCTGACAAATAGAGTTCATCTTAAACCTGGGCTTTGACTGACAGTGGCTGCCCAGATCCTTGTGTTGAGATGTGTAAACGCTGGGATTCttttggttgcaagcaacagaaacccaactcaaaacaACTTAAGCAAAACACTGACTTTTGTAACTGAAAAGCCCAGAGGTGTCTTGTTTCAGGCACAGGGATCGAGGTACACAAATGATGTTGGGGTCTGTCTCTCTTTAATTCTCagctcttccctccttttttggCTTCATTCTCAATTAAGCTTCTTCCCATATGATAGTGAGATGGCCCCAGCAGCACTGGGCTAACATCCCGCCCTCGAAGGACCCTCCTGGAAAGAGAGGACATCCCTTTTCCAACAGTGTACACAGGCATCTTGAGCTTCATTCTCACTAAGCTGACTTaactacagctgacccttgaacaacacgagTTTGAACTGCACGGGTCCACTTAGGCTCGGAT
This region of Camelus ferus isolate YT-003-E chromosome 9, BCGSAC_Cfer_1.0, whole genome shotgun sequence genomic DNA includes:
- the KLK13 gene encoding kallikrein-13 isoform X1, encoding MGSERPALHLRVAMWPLAAVTAFLTAALSGGIPREYPKILNGTNGTNGFLQGGYTCLPHSQPWQAALLVQGRLLCGGVLVHPRWVLTAAHCLKEGYTVYLGKHALGCVEAGEQVREVVRSIPHPHYQISPTHLNHDHDIMLLELQSSVQLTSHIQTLPLSHDDCLPPGTSCLVSGWGTTTSPQVTYPQTLQCANIQLRSDKECRQAYPGKITPNMLCAGTEEGGKDSCEGDSGGPLMCNGTLHGIISWGDFPCGQPNRPGVYTRVSQYVPWIHKTIRERKTQEQKWTRGPQ
- the KLK13 gene encoding kallikrein-13 isoform X3; translation: MGSERPALHLRVAMWPLAAVTAFLTAALSGGIPREYPKILNGTNGTNGFLQGGYTCLPHSQPWQAALLVQGRLLCGGVLVHPRWVLTAAHCLKEGYTVYLGKHALGCVEAGEQVREVVRSIPHPHYQISPTHLNHDHDIMLLELQSSVQLTSHIQTLPLSHDDCLPPGTSCLVSGWGTTTSPQVTYPQTLQCANIQLRSDKECRQAYPGKITPNMLCAGTEEGGKDSCE
- the KLK13 gene encoding kallikrein-13 isoform X2 codes for the protein MWPLAAVTAFLTAALSGGIPREYPKILNGTNGTNGFLQGGYTCLPHSQPWQAALLVQGRLLCGGVLVHPRWVLTAAHCLKEGYTVYLGKHALGCVEAGEQVREVVRSIPHPHYQISPTHLNHDHDIMLLELQSSVQLTSHIQTLPLSHDDCLPPGTSCLVSGWGTTTSPQVTYPQTLQCANIQLRSDKECRQAYPGKITPNMLCAGTEEGGKDSCEGDSGGPLMCNGTLHGIISWGDFPCGQPNRPGVYTRVSQYVPWIHKTIRERKTQEQKWTRGPQ